The DNA sequence GAGAGCGTTGAGGATGAACAGGAGGGggaggcagtggaggaggaggtgttgGCTGTGGAGGAGGTAGGGAGAGTCAGGGAGGGAGCTGGCTCTGAAGGCTTCACATCCGTCGTGAAGCAAGGTCCAAATCTGTTTCTCCAGTtgcccttctttttcttcttcaccccatcttcccctcctcctgccACTGCTCCGCCGATGCCTGGCCCTGAGCTGGAGGGCTGGGGCCGTTTGTATCCAGCAGACCCACCGAGGCTTGTCGTCTCGCTAGCTGTGTGACTGTGGGAATTCTCATACAGTTTCCCGCCCACTGCAGtgacaagaaagcaaaactgaatatttaagtATAAAGTCTGTAGTGTCTTGGTGTTTTGCTACAGTTTATTGGACCAAAGGCTGTTAAGGAACCAACTAAAATAGCAAAGAACACCCTGCATCATATCAGTTCTCTAGTAAattagcaattattttcattactaattaatttgacaattattttctcaagtaGCTGAGAAATTGTGCTGTCTATAACATGTCAGAGAATAGTCAGACACCCAAAGGTATTTAGTTTACTATTATAAAAGtagtgtgaaaataaataaatgtgcaaataatcacattaaattacttaaaaatgtcttaaatgagGAATCAATTAAACCTAAAaagttgcagattcattttctgcatgTAATCGACAAACATCTTCAACTCTGTAGTAAATGACTAGTACATGgatatggaaagaaaaagaaaaatacaatacaaaactgCTAACttgcttatgtttttttttctaacaatcATGAGACAGTGTAATAGTGTACTCCAGCTATTTAGTTGTGTGCTTCCAGAAAACTGGAAATATATTggtaaagctccagaaaaactGGATCCTACATTCACCATGATGCAACTGTGCAATGCAAAACTAGTTTTGTAGACCCTCCCTAACTAGTTACAACATGCATCTTTCAAACTTCACACCCACAGTTTGTAATGGACACTTTCTGTTATAGATATGAAGTCCTGGAGACCAACCCAAGATTACTCTAGTGATGTCACTTAAGTAATTTCTTAGAGGTACAGAGGACATTACACATCtgttttcacactttcacactACTGCTTCAGGCTAAAAATATCATTAAGTACAAGAATGCTTTTTGATTAGATGCATTTTTTACCCTTTTGCCTTTTAAGGTCTAAACATTTACTTCTCCTAGTGCTGCATATGACAAATGCAGGAGGACATTGCTTAAATATTATGGCATCCCTGAAATAATCAGTATTGTGataaccacaaaaaaataaaaaaggttttttagCACTTAactaaagtaagaaaaatatatcttAGTAAATCTATATCTAATAAACATCTATCACCTGCAGAAGCTGTAGTAGCGGACATAAGAGAACCAAAGAGTGTTGTAGTGCCCTCTGATACTCCACCCTCCGAACTCGGCTTCACAAGGCAGCTGCTGAAAGACGGCGGGGAGGAGAAGGTAGTTCCAGCCCCAGGACGCAACGATGAATCAGAGAAACTTAGGAAGTCTGAGGAGGAAGGAGCAGAGGGCATCTTGCTGGCACTGGTCAACAGGAGGCCTGGGAGAAAGTACAACAGGTGGAAAATAGAGGCaatgacagacaaagaaaagaagagaaagacagaagtgaAGATAGAAAGGAAAGAACAAGATTAAGAAGCAAAAGAGAGACCAGAagtgagagaatgagagaaacaacaaagaggaaacagacatTAAAGCTGGGAAACATTTCCATACTACTCTCCTTTCCATCATCGTGggagcagcaaaaacaagataaCCAAAATGAGCATTTTATTGGTTCTTTGCTCTCTATCTGCTCTACAGTCAGCCCTCCCTCATCATGCAGTCTGCCCATGTATCAGAGAAACTGCCTTGAAAGCAGACATATGGCCAGCTTGGtagggctagctggttagcatgctaacttcagcaggAAGTAGAAGGCaaggaaaagaagcaaaacaagcattattggtgttgctttccactgctggagacagctcttggcgtGTAagggaatgaagtttgatgcgGAACTTTGAACAAGGTCGATGTTTATACGGGAAAAGGTCTCAAAGAGGTAAACCAAATGCGTgtgcacgcgcacgcacacacacttatttgGGTTTTAATAAAATTGCTGTAATTTTCTGAATTGTGCTacagttgcagtttttttttagaggtaACACAAGATGATTTGTCAttgcatttccatttttctaatTGCAGGGTTAATTCCTATTAGTAGGAGAAGACCATTTGCAGCCATCAATTCACCTTGGTGGAAAGGCCCAGTGGAAGCAGAGGCAGATGTAGATgaggttgccatggtgaccaCGGCAGAGGGGAGGGGTTTCCCTGAGGAGGTGAGAGACTTTCGGCCGCCCCTCTGTCCCACCACATGACTTCCACCACTGTTCTTCTTATTCTTCACCTCAGACGTCCCTTTTCCTGTGTCTGCAACCAAGCCATCTTTCAAAATGCCGCCGGAATGAGCAGAAGACACTTCCTGAAAGTTAGCATTAGTGAAACGTGCAGTGCCATCGTCCAGTCGTTTCTGCGAGGGTGCAGGCAGAGAGGTGACGCCGCCccctgagctgctgctgttgtaggTCTGGAGGACGAAGGTGAGAAGGGAGggaatattgaaaaaaaaatatggttcAAAAGAAAGGGAGGACAGGAATCATGAGAAGAACCGGAACATGgaatgaaataatcaaaacaatGCCGGTTGAGAAAGGGGGGACCAAAAATATGAGAAAGGTCAGCAGGAGGACAGGATGTGTGAGGGACATAGAAGAGCAACAAAGGtaaatcaaggaaaaaaaaaaaagtcaaccagCTGCTCCTGCTGTAATATTTAACTAGCCCAGTCACAATTCACCAAAACAAAGGAGTGAGGAGTGGAGAATGCCCTCACCTTGTCTGGGACCATAATGTTTGGAAGGACGAGGGAGGGAGACATGTCCATAGAGGTCTtcttgtgttttggtttgtgcCTGTCTCgctctttgtgtttctgcacatggagattaagaaaaaaaaagagaaacagatgggTGAAGCTGCTTAATACATGAtacagggaggagaaaaatagagactgacagagaaaaaaaaaaaaaacattgtcttaTATTGGGAACAttaggaaaaaacagaaaaaaggaatatGGTAACACAGTGGACCATATGCCCAAGTTTTCTGGGGAAGATTACAGCCAAAGGgatgccaaaaaataaaagaaacatacGAGCTATTAGTATATAAGCACTGAagagtgagaatgtgtgtgtttgtgtgtttggtggagagaattagagagaaagagggagcacTGCATTTCAAAGGCTCAGTCTGAGATGAAAGCTTGGAGAT is a window from the Xiphias gladius isolate SHS-SW01 ecotype Sanya breed wild unplaced genomic scaffold, ASM1685928v1 HiC_scaffold_784, whole genome shotgun sequence genome containing:
- the LOC120787904 gene encoding protein AF-10-like, coding for RGVGVQNIRVRCKCAGTQSSPQGCEKNVAVDKHKERDRHKPKHKKTSMDMSPSLVLPNIMVPDKTYNSSSSGGGVTSLPAPSQKRLDDGTARFTNANFQEVSSAHSGGILKDGLVADTGKGTSEVKNKKNSGGSHVVGQRGGRKSLTSSGKPLPSAVVTMATSSTSASASTGPFHQGLLLTSASKMPSAPSSSDFLSFSDSSLRPGAGTTFSSPPSFSSCLVKPSSEGGVSEGTTTLFGSLMSATTASAVGGKLYENSHSHTASETTSLGGSAGYKRPQPSSSGPGIGGAVAGGGEDGVKKKKKGNWRNRFGPCFTTDVKPSEPAPSLTLPTSSTANTSSSTASPSCSSSTLSGRPGIVSSSGLGVGVGGGGERGLGVMGVTGGIQRSPSLLRNGSLQSNSGSTTTGPGEEDTETLYTLNTKVSHKNN